In Gammaproteobacteria bacterium, the sequence CAATTCAACCCTGCCCACTTACTCGATTATTTTGGAGACGACGCCGGCACCAACGGTACGGCCGCCTTCACGAATGGCAAATCGCAATCCCTCTTCCATCGCAATCGGCGCAATCAACTTCCCCGTCATCTTCACGTTGTCACCCGGCATCACCATCT encodes:
- the tuf gene encoding elongation factor Tu (EF-Tu; promotes GTP-dependent binding of aminoacyl-tRNA to the A-site of ribosomes during protein biosynthesis; when the tRNA anticodon matches the mRNA codon, GTP hydrolysis results; the inactive EF-Tu-GDP leaves the ribosome and release of GDP is promoted by elongation factor Ts; many prokaryotes have two copies of the gene encoding EF-Tu), producing MVMPGDNVKMTGKLIAPIAMEEGLRFAIREGGRTVGAGVVSKIIE